The nucleotide window CGCGAGGACGACCAGCGCGACGAACCCGGCCCAGAACGACCACGACGCTCCGACGGTGTTCGGGCCGATAAAGGGCCGTCGGAGCGGATCGAGCGCCGAGCGGACCGGATCCAGCCGTCGATCGAGACGGGCGTAGCCGTTCGTGATCGTGTCGATCACGACTCGTTCACCCCCCGGCGCTCACGGACCGACTCGACCAGCCCCGAGACCCCCGTCGGAAGGAAACGGAGCACGAGAATCGCGACGACGAGCAGCGCGATCCGGCCGAAAAACGAGTTACCCGTGAGGTTGTCGACGGTCGCGCTGATCGCCGCGAGGACGCCCCCGCCGAGCAGCGTTCCGAGGATGACGCTCGTCCCGCCGACGACGACGGCGACAAAGGCCTCGACGAGGAACTGACTGCCCAGACCGGGCCCGATGCTCAAGGTTGGGGCGTAGAGTGCGCCCGTGAGGCCGGCGAGTCCCGATCCGACCGCGAACGTCGTCATGTAGGTCCGATCGGTGTCGACGCCCAGCGATCGGGCCATCGGTTCGTCCTGGATCGTCGCCCGCGCGCGTCGCCCCCAGGCCGTCCGGGTGAACAGGACGTACATCCCGGCGACGACGGCGACGCTCGCACCCGCGAGGACGACGCCGTACATCGACGTCGAGAACGCGCCGTAGTGGATACTGCCCAGGGGCGTCCCGATCGAGGGCAACGAATCACCGAAGACGATCCGGCCGCCCTCGATCATCACGAGGCTGACGCCCCAGGTCGCGACCATCGAGTCGAACAGCCGATCGTACAGCGGTTCGATCACCGGCCGGCCGATCGTCTTCTGGGCGATCCAGTTTGGGACCGCCCCGGAGACGATGACGCGCTCGACGACGAACCCGATGCCCGCCGCCGCGAGCACGCCGGCGATCATCGCGACCGGCAGGGGTGCGCCGGCGTTGGCGGTGAGCGTCGTGCCGTACGCACCGACCATGATGAACTCGCCGTGAGCGAGGTTGATCACGCCCATGATGCCGAAGATCACCGCCAGGCCCACCGCCGCGAGGACGATAAAGGCGAAGTCGTTCAGGAACTGGAGCGCCAAATTGAACGCCTGATACAGCGGCCCGAGCAGGCCGGCGGCGTCGAGAAACTGGACGAACGCGTCGAGAAGCCCCACGACGGCGTCCAGTGCCCGGCCGGGCAGGCCCAGCGCTCGCTGGAGGATCGACGCCGGCCCTCCACTCGACCCGCGCTGAACGAGGGCCCCGGAGACGGTCGGGACCCCCGCCAGCACGATTCCGAGGAGGCCAACGGCCGCCGTCCGGGACCCTCGCCCCATTACTCGGCCTCCTCGTAGTAGTCTTTGGGAGTGTACTGGGTCTCCTCGTCTTCGGCGGTCAGATCACACCCGACCGTGTCGAGCAGGAAGGTCTCGTCGATCACGCGGTCGTCGACGGCCTCCAACTCGTGGTTCTCGTCGGCGCGCATCGCCCACATGTGGTGGTTGACGTGGTGGGTCTCGGGCACCAGGTCGATCTCTTCCTCGCCCGGCGCTTCGGGGGCCCCGTAGGAGATGCCCGACTCCAGGGCCTCCTTGACGGCCTCCTGCTCGAAGGTGCCGGCCTGTTCGACCGCCTGCTTGTACATGTAGATGCTGAAGTAGTTGTTCTCGGCCTCCTCGTTGAGGTACGGCGCGTCGGGGAACTTCTCGTAGTACCGGTCGACGAACCCGCCGTCGCGGGTGTTGCGCTCGGTCGGAATCTCTTCCATGTAGTTGACCCCGGCGTAGACGTTCGCGAGCGCGGGTGGGTCGAGGGTGAGGTGTTCGTAGCCCTGAGCCATCGCCGTCGAGGTCCCGATGGGAACCTCCATCCCGGCGGACGCCTTCTGCTCGTAGAAGGCGGTGTGGTTGTTCCCGACGAGCATGCTCATCACGAAGTCGGGGTCGGCCTCCTGGATCCGGTTGATCGAGGAACTGAACGAGGAACTCGACAGCGGGATGAACTCCTCGTCGATCACTTCGGCGTCGTTCTCGTTCGCGAGGACCTTCACCCAGTCCGCCGAGAGCTGCCCGAAGTTGTAGTCCGCGGCGATCGTGTAGATGCGCGGGCCGTACTCCTCGACGAGGTAGGGCAGGACCATCCCGAGTTGCTGGCGGGCGGTCGGCCCGACCGCGAAGACGTTCTTGTCACAAACGCCGCCCTCGTACTGGGTCGTATAGAAGTACAGCTGGTCGTTCTCGTCGACGATCGGTCGAATCGCCTCGCGGGTCGCAGAGGAGTAGCCCGCCCACATCGCGTCGACCGATTCTTGCTGGATGGCCTGACGGGTCAGCTGTTGATACCGCTGATTGTCCGACTGTGGATCGGGGTCGAACACCTCGATCTCGGTGTCCATGATCCCGCCGTCGGCGTTGATCTCCTCGATGGCGAGCATGCTCGCGTTGTACTTCGGCGTGCCCACCTTCGAGAAGTTCCCAGAGCGGTCTTCGAGGACGGCGAGTTTCACCGTCGAATCGCCGCCACCCACGGCGCCGCCCTGGTCATCGCCGCCACAGCCTGCGAGCGCGGCGACCGCCGTGGCCCCGCCAGCGGCCAGGAAATTCCGTCGGGAGACGTATTCTGATTTCACGCCTTTTCACCCCAAAAGTTTCCGGATCGTGCGGAATCGGGGGAGACAGTTAGTGGACGTTTCGTCATTTTCTTTCTAAGTGGTCGATCTCTCATGTTGCAACCAGGCGATCCGATGACGCTGATAGATAAAAGGCTTGTGTAGGGCGTATTAATACCATAGATATGTCCTAATATTCCTTGATCGAGTGGCGCGTGGGACTCGAAATCACGCGCAATTATTGCACGGTTCGCGAGGGCTTTTGAGACGACAGTGAAATCGTCTCCCACCGTGCCAATCGACTTACCACACCGTGATTTAGTCCTTGTTCGTCCAGTTTTCCTCCGTAAACATCGAACGGGGGGTGAACGGTGACCGCTCCGGGTGCGGTCACGACGGGCGAGGACCCCGTCTCCATCAACGAGGGGCGCGACCGCCGGTCCGTGACCGTCGCGAACACCGGGGACCGGCCGGTCCAGGTCGGCTCTCACGCCCATTTCTTCGAGGCGAACGACGCGCTCGAATTCGACCGCGAGGCCGCCTTTGGCTTCCGCCTGGACGTGCCCGCGGGCACCGCGATCAGGTTCGAACCCGGTGACGAGCAACCGGTCGATCTGGTCGCGATCGGTGGCGAACGGCGTCTCCTCGGGATGAACGGGCTGACCGGCGGCAATCTGGACGATCCCGACGTTCGCGAGGCCGCCCTCGACCGCGCTCGTGCGGAGGGGTATCTGTGACCGACATCGATCGCGACCGGTACGCCGGCCTGTACGGCCCGACGACGGGCGATCGGGTCCGTCTGGGTGACACCACACTCGAAGCCGAAATCGAGCGTGACCTCCGAACGGCGGGCGAGGAGGCCGTCTTCGGCGGCGGGAAGACCCTGCGCGACGGGATGGGGATGGCCCCCGAAGCGACCAGTGAGGACGCGCTGGATTACGTGATCCCGAACGCGACGGTGATCGATCCGCTCCTCGGCATCTTCGCCGCCGACGTGGGGATTTCGGATGGGCTGATTGCGGGCGTCGGGTCGGCGGGCAACCCCGACACCATGGACGGTGTCGACATGGTGGTCGGCCCGGGCACCGACGCCTATCCCGCCGAGGGGATGATCGTCACCCCCGGGGGGCTGGACGTTCACGTCCACTTCAACTCCGCCCAACTCGTCGATCACGCGCTCGCGAGCGGGATCACGACGATGCTCGGTGGCGGGTTCGGCGGCGGCGCGACGACCTGTACGCCCGGCCCGCACAACATCGAGCAGTTCCTCCGGGCGGCCGAGGACTGGCCGGTCAACGTCGGCTTCTACGGGAAGGGTTCGGCGAGCGCGCCCGACGCCCTGCGCGAGCAGGTCGAAGCGGGCGCCTGCGGCCTCAAACTCCACGAGGACTGGGGGTCGACACCCGCCGCGATCGATACGTGTCTCTCCGTTGCCGAGGAGACCGGCGTCCAGGTCGCGATGCACACCGACACGCTCAACGAAGCGGGATTCGTCGAGAACACCGCCGACGCGATCGGAGAGCGGCCGATCCACCTGTTCCACATCGAAGGCGCGGGCGGCGGTCACGCCCCCGACATCGTGGAACTCGCCGGGGAGTCCCACGTCCTGCCCTCCTCGACGAACCCCTCGATGCCGTACACCGCGAACACCGTCGACGAACACCTCGATATGGTGATGGTCTGTCATCACCTCGACGACGACGTCCCCGAGGACGTCGCGTTCGCGGAATCGCGCGTGCGTGCCGAGACCATCGCCGCCGAGGACGTCCTCCACGACGAGGGCGCGATCGCGATGACGACCTCCGACTCCCAGGCGATGGGCCGGATGGCCGAGGTGATCTGCCGGACCTGGCAGACGGCAGATAAGATGAAACGGCAGCGCGGGCCCCTGCCCGCCGACGAGGGGACGGGTGCCGACAACGCGCGCATCGAGCGCTACATCGCGAAGTACACCATCAACCCGGCGATCACGGCGGGCATCGATGCCCACGTCGGGTCGCTCGAACCCGGGAAACTCGCGGATCTCGTGCTCTGGGATCCGGCCTTCTTCGGGATCAAACCCCAGGTCACGTTCAAAGGCGGGTTCCCCGCGTACTCCGCGATGGGCGAGGCCAACGGATCGCTGATGACCTGTGAGCCGATCGTCCAGCGCGAGCGCGCCGGCGCGCAGGGCACCGCGAAAAACGCCGCCTCCCTGCGCTTCGTCAGCGAGGCCGCCGCCGAGGGCGGGATCGACGAGGCCTACGACCTGGAGACGCCGGTCGTCCCGATCGACGCCCGCGACGTCTCGAAAGCCGACATGGTGGGTAACGACGCCACGCCCGACATCGACGTCGACCCCGAGACGTTCACCGTCCGGGTCGACGGCGAGGTCGTGACGTGTGAACCGAGCGATGAAATCGCCCTCGCCCAGCGGTACGTCCTATGAACCTCTCACCCAAGGACCGCGAACGACTGCTCGTGTTCATGGCGGCGGAACTCGCTCGCCGTCGCCACGAGCGAGGCATTGCGCTGAACCACCCCGAGACGGTCGCGTACATCTCCGACTGGATCTTCGAGCGCGCCCGCGAGGGCGAATCGGTCGCGGAGATTCGCGCCGAGGCGACCCAACTGCTCGATCCCGCGGACGTCATGGACGGCGTCCCCGCAATGATCGACATGATCCAGGTCGAACCGACCTTCCCCGACGGGACGAAACTCGTGACCGTTCACGACCCGATCCGGGCCGCTCCGGAGGCCGCGACCGACGGCGGAGTTGCTCTGGACACACAGACCGATCCCCCGGAGGACGAGTCGTGAGCGCCCGCGACGTGGCGACCGTCGGCATCGGCGGGCCCGTTGGCTCCGGGAAGACCGCGCTGATCGAGGCGCTGGTCCCGCACCTGACCGACCACGATCTCGGCCTGATCGCCAACGACATCCTCACGCGCGAGGACGCCGACCGCCTGCAATCGCGCTTCGCGGGCGAGATCCCCGAAGACCTCATTGCCGGCGTCGAGACCGGGGCCTGCCCGCACACCGGGATTCGCGAGGACCCCTCGATGAACCTCGATCAGATCGCCCAGTTCCTCGACGCCCATCCCGACCTCGATCTGGTGCTCGTCGAGTCGGGTGGGGACAACCTCGCCGCGACCTTCAACCCCGAACTCGCGGATTACTCGCTGTATGTCATCTCGGTCGCCGAGGGCGGGGACATCCCACGCAAGCGCGGACCGGGGGTCGTGGACTGTGACCTGCTCGTTATCAACAAGACCGACCTCGCCGAACACGTCGACGTCGACCTCGATGCGATGGTTGCGGACGCGCGTGCGGTCCGCGATGGGCCAGTCCTCACGACGAACGCCCGGACTGGCGAGGGGGTCGCCAGGGTGGCCGAGCAGTTCACACGCGGGGTGTTGCTGGCCTGATGGCCGCCGATCGACCCGGATTCGAGGCGTACGCCGACGAGTCTCCGCCCGGCCCGTCGGTCGGCGCGGCGGGCACGGACGGCCGACTCGAACTCGAATTCGGCGCGACCGAGGGCGGGACCGCGCTCGTTCGGGATTACGCCCGCTCGCCGTTCCACGTCACCGGAACGCTGCCCGATCCGATCGATCGCGCGACGGCGGTCTGTGTCCAGTCGCCCGCGGGCGGGATCGCCCAGGGCGACCGCCGTGCAGTCGACGTCTCGGTCGGCCCCGAGGCCGTCGCGCGCGTCACCACCGGCAGTGCGACGAAGGTGTTCGGGATGGACGCCAACTACGCCACCGAGCAGGTCCGGCTGACCGTCGAGCGCGGCGGCCACCTCGACTGGCGACCGAAAGCGTCGATCCTCAAAGCCGGCGCGCGCCTGGATCGACGCCTTGACCTCTCGGTCGGGGCCGCGGCCAGCGCGATCGTCGGGTCGATCGTCGTCCCCGGACGCCTCGCACGCGGCGAGCGGTACGCGTTCGACCGGTATCGCGCGGCGGTCCGGATCGAGGGTCCCGGGGGCCGCCTCGCGACCGATCGGACGGACCTCGCGCCCGACGAGCAGGGGGCGCTCACCGCGATCGGCGGCGCGGAGGGCATCGTCCTGGGCGATCTGTACGTCGTCGCGCCGGACGGCGACGCCGACGCGCTGAGCGATCGACTCCACGCGGCCGTCGACGGCCCCGCCCGGGCCGGCGCGAGCACCCTCCCCCGCGGCGCGGGCGTGCTCGTCCGGGTCGTCGCGCCCGCCGCCGACCCGGTCCGGACCGCGATCGCGGCCGCCCACGACGCCGCACGCCGTTCGCTCCTCGGGGGGCCAGCGTGATCGTCGCTGATACGTATCTCGGCCGTGTGTCAGCCCTGGAGTGCGATCCAGCGGTGACCGTCCGCCTCGACGCCGACGAGCGCCGGCGTTCGCGCGTGCGAACGACGACCGAGCGCGGGACCGAGATCGGCGTGATCGTCGGGCGACGCCTCCGGACGGGTGACGTGATCGCGAGCGACGACCGGCGCTTCGTCGTCGAAATCGAACCGGTCGACGCGCTCGCGATCGATCTGGGCGACCCCGATCCACTGTCGACGCTCGAACTCGGCCACGCGATCGGGAACCGTCACTGGGAGGTGGCGATCGAGGACGGTGTCGCCGTCGTCCCGGTCGCGGACTCCGTCGAGCGCACTCGCGAGCGAATCGCTGACGCCCTGCCCACGAGCGCGACGATCGAGGAGCGCGACGTCTCGCCGGCGGTCTTCGAAGACGGACCAGATCACGGCCACAGTCACGAACCGCCCCGCGACGGTCACACCCACGACCACGGTGACGACGCCCACGACCACACCCGCGTCGACGGCCGACAGGCCCACCAGGAGGATTCGTCGTGACCGACCTCGCGGCGTTCCAGCTCGCGGATTCGTTTCTCCCCACGGGGAGTTACGCTCACTCCTACGGCCTCGAACAGTGCGTCGTCGACGATCGCGTCGGGTCGGTCGACGAGCTTCGGGGCTTTCTCGATCGCGCGCTCACCCGCCAGATCGGGCCAAGCGACATGGTGGCGCTCCGGGCAGCCCACCGGGCAGCGCGTGACGGCGACGTCGCGGGTGTCGTCCAGGCCGATCGTCGTCTCGAAGCCGCGACGCTGCCTGCGGAGTTCCGCGAGAGCGCGCGTCGGGCGGGCGAGCGCCTCGCGGAGATCTGGGTCGAAACCCGCGACGCTCCGCTGATCGCCAGCTATCGCGACCGCGATCCGCCACACCAGGGGCCGGCGGTGCTCGGCGCGGTCGCGGCGGTCGCGGACATCGATGCCGATCGGGCGTGTCGGCTCCACGGCTATCGCTACTGTTCGGACCTGCTCGGGGCGGGCCAGCGACTCCTCAGCCTTGGCCACACCGACGCCCAGCGGATCCTGACCGACCTCGGGCCGGCGATCGAGACGGCCGTCGCAGACAGCGCGGACCGCCCGCTCGATCGGATCGGCGGGACCACACCACTGATCGACATCGCATCGGCCAGACACGAACGCGCCGACCGGCGACTGTTCCGGAGCTAGCGCACTTAGACCGACTCGAACAGTGCGAGCACGTCGATGTCGTTGACATTTCCGTCGTCGTTGTAATCGAACAGCTCGACGTTGTTCTGGACGACTGATTCGTCGGTGTGTTGGAACAGCGTGTTCACGTCGGGGAAGTTCACGCGTCCGTCGCCGGTGAGGTCTTCGTACAGGCCGTCGTCGTCTGGATCCGTGGGTCTCGCACCGTCGATCGTGGGGGCGGCATCGACGTACTCGGAGAGGTCGTGATAGACACTCATCATGTCACCATTGGTCAGGACTGTGCTTTCGGTGGCCATCGAGACGTCGACGACTTCGATGCCAGTGAAGCCGGCCCGCTGGCCGGCCACGGTGACCCATCCCAACGTGCCCGTGGAGTCCGCGTCTGGGACCGACTCGTCGACGGTGATCGTTGCGGTCCGATCGTCGACAGTGACCGATCCCTCGATGTCTTGGCGAACGTCACCGTCGGTGATCGTTGCGACACAGGGGTTCGACACCGCGACGGTGACCGACTCCAGGTCGGGGAGCGATCCGAAATCTTCCCAGAGTACGGAGATCGGGATCGTGTCGTCGACGGGCACTGGGTGATGGATTTCGGCGATTTCGACGACGCAGTCCGGATCGTCGTGGCTCCAGTTCGCCGCCGTCGTGACGGTGTCGGACGCTCCTGTCGACGTATCGACTGCGCGGACACCGATCTCCCCGGCTGTGACGTCGGCTTTTGAGAAGACGTTGGCTTCGGTCACTCCGACCGGAACGGTATTCTCGTCCGTTCCGTCGATCGAGACGACGTATTCGTCGACGACCGAATCACAGCCGTCGGCGGGATGATCCCACGAGACGAGGACCGAATCACCCCGGTTCGGTCTGTAGTCGAGGGTCGTGGGTGGGTCCGGCCGCTCGTCCGCGACGCGAATCGTCCGCCGATCGTCTTCGACGATGCAGTCGTCACCGAGATACGATATTTCGAGAGTGACGTCCGTCGATCGACCGGCTGTCTTCCCTTGGAGCGTGAGTGTCGCGAGCGGCGGTTCGACACCGATATACCCGAACCAGGGTTCCTGAAATACCGACAGTGTGGCACGACGCCCGTCCTCGATAGTCGGTTGCGCGGTCAGATCACCGGGCGGTTCGAGGCCGGAGATCTCGACGACATCGGGGTCCTCGACTTCCACCGTTACGTCGTATCCCGCCGGCTGACAGCCCCCGACAGTCCATTTTTGAAGAACGACATCGGCAGTCACCGACTTCCCCGGTGCGACGACGTTCTGGTCCGGCCAGAGATGCGCCCGAGATGGTGGGTCGACAGTTCTTTGATCGGTCGCGACCAGTCCAGCGGCGATGTTCTGGTCTTCGCGTCCGATGCCTGCACCGACGACTCCAGCGATACTACCCCCTGCAACGACGGTTTTGAGGAACTGACGGCGTGACGAGTGCTCGCTGGCATCCGACACCTCAGATCGAGGTCTTCGATCTCTCATACCATAGATTTATCCATCATTCAATGTAAAACTAACTTCCTGACCGGGCCATACCGGGGATCCGAAATGGAACCGACACCCGGTCTTTGGCGATTGGGGTCTGTTAGACCGACTCGAACAGCGCGAGCACGTCCTGCAGGGTCACGCCATTCCCCGATTCGAAGTCGAACAATCGGGCGTTGTTCGAGACGGCGTCCGTCCCGAGGTTCTGGAACAGGGTGTTCACGTCTGGGAAGTTGACCTCGCCGTCGCCGTTGAGGTCCTCGTACATCCCGTCGTCGATGTCGGCGGGAACGCTGCCGTCGATCGGGGGTGACGATCCCGTTTTGCCGCCGGGAATCGTCGCGACGGACTCGTTGACCCCCAGCGTCGCCCACTGCGTCCTGACGTGCCCGTCCGAGGCGGTGACGACGTCGTCGATACCACTCGCGTGTGACTGGCCGCCCGCCCCGTCACCTCGACGGTGGCGACCGTTCCATGGCGATCGGCCCCGTTGGGGAACCCCGACCAGTCGATGGTCACGGACGTGCCGTCGTCGGCGACGGTCGCCGTGCCCTCGAAGCGATCGGCCACGGCCCCATCGTGATGTCGGCCGCACACGGCGTCGAGAGGCCGACCGTGATCGAATCGAGATCGGGAACCGCATCCATGAAATATTTGCCCCGTATTGTGTTAAAATCAATCCGATCCTGTCATCGGTCTCGTGGCCGACCACGGGCGGGGACCACGCGGTTGCCGGGGCACCGTCACCCTTGTGTCTGGACCGTCTATCGACACTATGACCGAGAGCCACCCACTTTTCGCGGCGATTTACGATCCGGTGATGGCGATCGCCGAGCGGACTCTGCTTCGCTCCCACCGGCAGGCGCTCGCCGAGGGGATCGACGGGCCGGTGCTCGACGTCGGGACTGGTACAGGCGCAATGTTGCCCGTGCTGGCGGCGGCCAACCCCAGTGCGATCCACGCGATCGAACCCGGTCCCGCCATGCGCCGGCGGGCCCACGCCCGGATCGAGAGCGACGACCTCGACGTGTCGGTTCGATCGGCCAGCGCCGAGTCGCTCCCGTACGACGACGACAGTTTCGAGACGGTCGTGGCTGCGATGGTGCTCTGTACCGTCGACGATCCCGACGCGGCGCTCGCGGAGGTCGAACGCGTCCTCGTTCCGGGTGGCGAACTCCGCCTGTTCGAACACGTGGCCGACGAGGGGTGGCGCAATCGCGTCCAGGCGGCGATCGACCCTATCTGGCGACACGCGGCCGCAGGCTGTCACCTGCGCCGGGCGACCGCCGAGCGCGTGCTCGACCGATCGGCGCTCGACGTGATCGCGATGGAGCGATTTCACCTCGGCGTCACGCCGGTCCGACCGTTCGTCCGTGGTCGGGCCCGCTTCGGTTGAGTCGAGAGCGTTTCCAAACTGTTTTGGCCACCCATCCGCCACGCTCGGGGTATGACAACTCCCGTCGGAATCGTCGGCGCGACCGGGGCCGTCGGTCAGCGCCTCGTCCAGACGCTCGCACCGCACCCGGACTTCGAAATCGCAGCACTCACCGCGAGTTCGTCGAGTGCCGGCCAGTCCTATCGCGAGGCGGCGAAGTGGCGCATCGACAGTCCGATTCCCGACCACGTCGCCGCAATGACCGTCAGCGAGACCGATCCGGCGGTCGTGCCCGACGACGTGCCCCTGCTCTTTTCGTCGCTGCCCTCCGGAGTGGGCGAACGGGTCGAACCCGCATTCGCCGAGGCGGGCTATCTCGTCTCCTCGAACTCCTCGAATTTCCGGACCGATCCCGACGTGCCGCTGACGATCCCCGAGATCAACCCCGAGCACATCGATCTCATCGAGGTGCAACGCGAGGAGCGCGGGTGGGACGGGGCGATCGTCAAGAATCCCAACTGCTCGACGATCACGATGGTCCCGCCGCTCGCAGCGATCGAGGAGGC belongs to Halococcoides cellulosivorans and includes:
- a CDS encoding UreE family protein — translated: MSALECDPAVTVRLDADERRRSRVRTTTERGTEIGVIVGRRLRTGDVIASDDRRFVVEIEPVDALAIDLGDPDPLSTLELGHAIGNRHWEVAIEDGVAVVPVADSVERTRERIADALPTSATIEERDVSPAVFEDGPDHGHSHEPPRDGHTHDHGDDAHDHTRVDGRQAHQEDSS
- a CDS encoding urease subunit beta is translated as MTAPGAVTTGEDPVSINEGRDRRSVTVANTGDRPVQVGSHAHFFEANDALEFDREAAFGFRLDVPAGTAIRFEPGDEQPVDLVAIGGERRLLGMNGLTGGNLDDPDVREAALDRARAEGYL
- the urtB gene encoding urea ABC transporter, permease protein UrtB, which encodes MYQAFNLALQFLNDFAFIVLAAVGLAVIFGIMGVINLAHGEFIMVGAYGTTLTANAGAPLPVAMIAGVLAAAGIGFVVERVIVSGAVPNWIAQKTIGRPVIEPLYDRLFDSMVATWGVSLVMIEGGRIVFGDSLPSIGTPLGSIHYGAFSTSMYGVVLAGASVAVVAGMYVLFTRTAWGRRARATIQDEPMARSLGVDTDRTYMTTFAVGSGLAGLTGALYAPTLSIGPGLGSQFLVEAFVAVVVGGTSVILGTLLGGGVLAAISATVDNLTGNSFFGRIALLVVAILVLRFLPTGVSGLVESVRERRGVNES
- a CDS encoding urease subunit gamma; its protein translation is MNLSPKDRERLLVFMAAELARRRHERGIALNHPETVAYISDWIFERAREGESVAEIRAEATQLLDPADVMDGVPAMIDMIQVEPTFPDGTKLVTVHDPIRAAPEAATDGGVALDTQTDPPEDES
- a CDS encoding dockerin type I domain-containing protein — encoded protein: MEVEDPDVVEISGLEPPGDLTAQPTIEDGRRATLSVFQEPWFGYIGVEPPLATLTLQGKTAGRSTDVTLEISYLGDDCIVEDDRRTIRVADERPDPPTTLDYRPNRGDSVLVSWDHPADGCDSVVDEYVVSIDGTDENTVPVGVTEANVFSKADVTAGEIGVRAVDTSTGASDTVTTAANWSHDDPDCVVEIAEIHHPVPVDDTIPISVLWEDFGSLPDLESVTVAVSNPCVATITDGDVRQDIEGSVTVDDRTATITVDESVPDADSTGTLGWVTVAGQRAGFTGIEVVDVSMATESTVLTNGDMMSVYHDLSEYVDAAPTIDGARPTDPDDDGLYEDLTGDGRVNFPDVNTLFQHTDESVVQNNVELFDYNDDGNVNDIDVLALFESV
- a CDS encoding class I SAM-dependent methyltransferase → MTESHPLFAAIYDPVMAIAERTLLRSHRQALAEGIDGPVLDVGTGTGAMLPVLAAANPSAIHAIEPGPAMRRRAHARIESDDLDVSVRSASAESLPYDDDSFETVVAAMVLCTVDDPDAALAEVERVLVPGGELRLFEHVADEGWRNRVQAAIDPIWRHAAAGCHLRRATAERVLDRSALDVIAMERFHLGVTPVRPFVRGRARFG
- a CDS encoding urease accessory protein UreD gives rise to the protein MAADRPGFEAYADESPPGPSVGAAGTDGRLELEFGATEGGTALVRDYARSPFHVTGTLPDPIDRATAVCVQSPAGGIAQGDRRAVDVSVGPEAVARVTTGSATKVFGMDANYATEQVRLTVERGGHLDWRPKASILKAGARLDRRLDLSVGAAASAIVGSIVVPGRLARGERYAFDRYRAAVRIEGPGGRLATDRTDLAPDEQGALTAIGGAEGIVLGDLYVVAPDGDADALSDRLHAAVDGPARAGASTLPRGAGVLVRVVAPAADPVRTAIAAAHDAARRSLLGGPA
- the ureC gene encoding urease subunit alpha, which produces MTDIDRDRYAGLYGPTTGDRVRLGDTTLEAEIERDLRTAGEEAVFGGGKTLRDGMGMAPEATSEDALDYVIPNATVIDPLLGIFAADVGISDGLIAGVGSAGNPDTMDGVDMVVGPGTDAYPAEGMIVTPGGLDVHVHFNSAQLVDHALASGITTMLGGGFGGGATTCTPGPHNIEQFLRAAEDWPVNVGFYGKGSASAPDALREQVEAGACGLKLHEDWGSTPAAIDTCLSVAEETGVQVAMHTDTLNEAGFVENTADAIGERPIHLFHIEGAGGGHAPDIVELAGESHVLPSSTNPSMPYTANTVDEHLDMVMVCHHLDDDVPEDVAFAESRVRAETIAAEDVLHDEGAIAMTTSDSQAMGRMAEVICRTWQTADKMKRQRGPLPADEGTGADNARIERYIAKYTINPAITAGIDAHVGSLEPGKLADLVLWDPAFFGIKPQVTFKGGFPAYSAMGEANGSLMTCEPIVQRERAGAQGTAKNAASLRFVSEAAAEGGIDEAYDLETPVVPIDARDVSKADMVGNDATPDIDVDPETFTVRVDGEVVTCEPSDEIALAQRYVL
- a CDS encoding urease accessory protein UreF, encoding MTDLAAFQLADSFLPTGSYAHSYGLEQCVVDDRVGSVDELRGFLDRALTRQIGPSDMVALRAAHRAARDGDVAGVVQADRRLEAATLPAEFRESARRAGERLAEIWVETRDAPLIASYRDRDPPHQGPAVLGAVAAVADIDADRACRLHGYRYCSDLLGAGQRLLSLGHTDAQRILTDLGPAIETAVADSADRPLDRIGGTTPLIDIASARHERADRRLFRS
- a CDS encoding urea ABC transporter substrate-binding protein, which codes for MKSEYVSRRNFLAAGGATAVAALAGCGGDDQGGAVGGGDSTVKLAVLEDRSGNFSKVGTPKYNASMLAIEEINADGGIMDTEIEVFDPDPQSDNQRYQQLTRQAIQQESVDAMWAGYSSATREAIRPIVDENDQLYFYTTQYEGGVCDKNVFAVGPTARQQLGMVLPYLVEEYGPRIYTIAADYNFGQLSADWVKVLANENDAEVIDEEFIPLSSSSFSSSINRIQEADPDFVMSMLVGNNHTAFYEQKASAGMEVPIGTSTAMAQGYEHLTLDPPALANVYAGVNYMEEIPTERNTRDGGFVDRYYEKFPDAPYLNEEAENNYFSIYMYKQAVEQAGTFEQEAVKEALESGISYGAPEAPGEEEIDLVPETHHVNHHMWAMRADENHELEAVDDRVIDETFLLDTVGCDLTAEDEETQYTPKDYYEEAE
- the ureG gene encoding urease accessory protein UreG is translated as MSARDVATVGIGGPVGSGKTALIEALVPHLTDHDLGLIANDILTREDADRLQSRFAGEIPEDLIAGVETGACPHTGIREDPSMNLDQIAQFLDAHPDLDLVLVESGGDNLAATFNPELADYSLYVISVAEGGDIPRKRGPGVVDCDLLVINKTDLAEHVDVDLDAMVADARAVRDGPVLTTNARTGEGVARVAEQFTRGVLLA